A stretch of Oncorhynchus gorbuscha isolate QuinsamMale2020 ecotype Even-year linkage group LG24, OgorEven_v1.0, whole genome shotgun sequence DNA encodes these proteins:
- the LOC124012569 gene encoding uncharacterized protein LOC124012569 isoform X1 produces the protein MASISMTERQSASAMSSEYKPRSKLLHADIIKDCKQTSPGPPTKYLLMTEKEILHDSENIRRWTFGKKDPSKMNRTILMMGETGAGKSTLINVMVNYILGVGWEDKYRFEIIADESQSQTRSQTTAITVYEIFGHEGDHIPFSLTIIDTPGFGDTSGIEQDKLITKNLQELFQSPKGVHHIDAVCFVVKAAQVRLTPTQRYIFDSVLSIFGKDIENNIVALSTFADSGEPLVLQALVMAEVPCVRNELGTPVYFKFNNVFSGLQMDEDDEEHNDEEDEEEEENDEVCQSSWKMSMKNMAMFFESLCTMEAKSLVLTRQVLEKRKQLEMEVQILTKQLQVAMQRVEALRRVSDQLEQHQEDMEANRNFSILLDVSLKEKCAVNKEATNCNSCRETCHHPCTEYVGCTRMQQDRCTVCIKNCSWNDHCKEKFIYVFKTEEGESTYLDLKRKYEELEWQSLTAKMFLIIFLKELQLQLLASSILNLKIHSIVQKLDQIALRPNPMSAAKYLDLLIEKAQRNHNPERVKTLTDMKEQEKLKNNFANLVHE, from the coding sequence gcAATCAGCAAGCGCAATGAGTTCAGAATATAAACCCAGATCCAAGCTTCTGCATGCTGACATTATCAAAGATTGTAAACAaaccagtccaggacctccaacAAAGTATCTTctaatgacagagaaagagattctGCACGACAGTGAAAATATCAGGCGATGGACTTTTGGTAAAAAGGACCCGAGCAAAATGAACCGAACGATATTGATGATGGGAGAAACAGGAGCAGGAAAATCAACCCTCATCAATGTGATGGTGAACTACATCCTTGGCGTTGGTTGGGAGGATAAATACAGATTTGAAATCATTGCTGATGAGAGTCAAAGTCAAACTAGGTCACAAACAACTGCCATCACTGTGTATGAGATCTTTGGTCACGAAGGTGATCACATTCCATTTTCTTTAACCATCATTGATACTCCAGGATTTGGTGACACGAGCGGAATAGAGCAAGACAAACTCATCACAAAAAATCTACAGGAGCTGTTTCAATCTCCAAAAGGAGTCCACCACATTGATGCAGTGTGCTTTGTTGTAAAAGCTGCACAAGTGCGCCTCACACCTACACAGCGGTACATTTTTGATTCTGTCCTCTCAATTTTTGGAAAGGACATAGAAAATAACATTGTGGCACTCAGTACTTTTGCAGATAGTGGGGAGCCTTTAGTCCTTCAAGCACTGGTAATGGCAGAAGTTCCATGTGTCAGAAATGAACTTGGTACACCTGTTTACTTCAAATTCAACAATGTGTTTTCTGGTTTACAAATGGATGAAGATGATGAAGAACATAACGatgaagaggatgaagaggaggaggaaaatgaTGAGGTGTGTCAATCATCTTGGAAAATGAGCATGAAAAACATGGCCATGTTTTTTGAATCACTATGTACAATGGAAGCAAAAAGCTTGGTATTAACACGTCAAGTTTTAGAGAAACGCAAACAACTGGAAATGGAAGTCCAGATATTAACAAAGCAGCTACAAGTTGCAATGCAGCGGGTAGAAGCACTGAGGAGGGTCAGCGACCAATTAGAACAACATCAAGAGGACATGGAAGCCAACAGAAACTTCTCCATTCTTTTAGATGTAAGTCTGAAGGAGAAATGTGCCGTAAACAAGGAGGCAACAAATTGTAATTCTTGCAGGGAAACTTGCCATCACCCTTGCACAGAATATGTTGGGTGTACACGCATGCAGCAAGACAGATGCACCGTCTGCATCAAGAATTGCAGCTGGAACGATCATTGTAAAGAGAAGTTTATTTATGTCTTTAAAACAGAAGAAGGTGAATCAACGTACCTAGACCTAAAGAGAAAGTATGAAGAATTGGAATGGCAATCGCTGACAGCAAAGATGTTCCTCATCATCTTTTTGAAGGAACTTCAGCTGCAACTCCTTGCCAGCTCCATCTTAAATCTTAAAATACACAGCATTGTTCAAAAACTGGATCAGATCGCTCTGAGACCAAATCCAATGAGCGCAGCCAAATACCTTGACCTCCTGATTGAAAAAGCGCAAAGGAATCACAACCCCGAGAGAGTCAAGACACTGACAGATATGAAAGAGCAAGAAAAGCTGAAGAATAACTTCGCCAATCTGGTTCATGAATAA